The Glycine max cultivar Williams 82 chromosome 17, Glycine_max_v4.0, whole genome shotgun sequence genome contains the following window.
gctcttgcctcactcaccgcctttttggtttcatttctagctatcttatacttatcccaagtttcagaatttctacacctagaccactccttgaaacactccttttttactctaactttgctctgaacattttcattccaccaccatgattctttacccctaggtccaaaacctctaaattcacccaacgtctctttagccactttaataatctcttgggacatcttgttccacatatcatttgcacttccttgtgattgtccacaccaaccctcccatatcttttgttggaagattctttgtttctcacccttcaagtgccaccatttgatccttggtgctaccataggacttcttctctttgccctatctctaattcttacatccataaccaaaactctatgttgggtagtcaagctctctcccgggataactttacagttcaagcaatacttcctatcagacttcctgataaggaagaaatctatctgagaacatgtccctccacttttgtaagtgataagatgttcctctcttttcttaaaccatgtattggctatagaaagatccaaagcctccgaaaactccaagatggatttaccctccccattcatttcccctaggccaaaacccccatgcaccccctcaaaacctctagccacgctacctacatgtccattgagatcccctcctaggaaaactttctctccttggggtatatcctgaagtaccccttctagatcctcccaaaattttaccttaaagtgttctgctaacccaacctgaggtgcgtacccactaataacattaaaggtgtcatgtcccactaccaattaatttattcaattaatattatatataatagaatatttaaatcatatttaaaattaatttgttaattgaattggtttttgatattttaaattaaatacatttattttaataatttttatgttttttttattatcatgaaaatcaatttatgtttgttaaattaattttatataatgttttttctttattagagAGGACTGCAGGCCAAACATGACAAAACTAGGAACTAACAATGTGGGGGAGACATCTCCTTTATTAAATCCATCCTTCTGATTCGAGCCCGCCTTTGATATCGCATTGAATAATTCTAAATTCTTCTATTTCATCctcctttaaattttttaggtttttattccataaataaataaaattaaaaaattacacaaataatatataagttaaaaattatattcctAAATAATACAAATCACTGTTTAGGGTGACAATTTGGTTTCTCTCAAACCCATTTCTCacgttcactttttttttttataggaatcgATTTTTAATGggtcaaattttttttcaattttatatttatttattttgtttttaaaatacttaatttttatttttaatatttttttatttccttttaatttttaattttatgatttatatgttttttcaaaaatagttataggaattatttaattcttttaaattttttatggaaGTGGTATTTTTGGtcattttgtttatgtttatcATGTTTTATTAATCGAATAAGAGTGTAGtctcataaatataaattatgggttaaatataaattttagtaataacaaaataattttaattttttttatagaaaaattaaaatatattttttaaaatgaaaatgaaaacaaaatggaAATCCAATCTAGTAAAAAATATCTCAatcataaaatagttttatttttttattttatttacatttaaaaaattgtagttGTAAAGCTATTCTACatgattgaagaagaagaaaataaaacaaaaacttagataaatataataaccCTTAGGAACTAACATGGTTAAAGTAaagaatcttttaaaaaaatagaatttcaatgataaattgtaattttaaaaacacataatatatacaattaataaaatggaaataaaatggATTTCCactcttgaaaaaaatgaataaaaaatatgcaaaaaattaacaacaacatgcgccaaatgattttttttaaaatgataaatatatacaattaataaaacaattttttaaaacaaataaaaataaaataatataaaaacgtacaaaaaaaatataaaaaatgcacTTAAGAAATCGATTCCATAGGAACTGATTTCTTACCTgggtttaaaaaaatgacacatttaGAAATCCgttcatgcaaaaaaaaaaacaaaaaaacaaaaaaaggtaaTCGAGAAGTCGATTTCTCAATGTATCAAAAAAAGTGAAAGTGAGAAATGGGGAGTTTGGAGTAACTGGATTATCATCatgaataataatttgtattgctaagataaataattttcaatttgtattatttatgtaatttttaatttttttatatttataggaTAAAAAACTCTTCAAATTTTATACTACTTTTGATTATGAACGAATATAGGTTGAAGATTGTGGGGACAAATATATATACAGTattaatgtatatattaaaGTATTCTTGTAGTAATGATTTCAAATCAAACACAATTAAATGTATAACATGTCAAAATatacctattattttattttctaaataaagTCAACAATGAGTaacttttatagtttttaatattataatatatatatattgggaaaaaaaacagaaacttCGTGCCTAAttgttttttcatgttttttttaataaataaataagataataaaagtTAGTAAGTGGTTTATGAAGATAGttatagagataaaataataatttatgaatgtaattataggaataaaatatgtataaaaatgtTACACCAAAATACCAtattccttttatatatatagttattgaTATATTATACTAAATCCTGTTCCTATAAATTTTCAAAGTAAAATACTAGTAAAAATCAAAACTTTGACATGTAAATTCTTGGATATGTTTACGGTTTTCCTAAATTAGGTAcaatttttatatgttaaaaatgaaaaaatcatccaatatttttttagaatattagaacttataaaaaataattataatttaaatttatactttaaaaaaatattttgttatattttaatgctATAAATTTATGCATAAATATTATTCTCATTATCTAAAATTTCAAGATCCATGAAAGCTTTTGATACAGCATTTGTAGGAGATATATGATTGCTCTGTTGCATTACCTTCCCTGTAAGCAGTTGCAATCTGCATCAGCGAAAGTGATCATGATCTTCTTCGGCACTTGATTGTCCTGAAGCAAACAGCACACCATACCAGCTGTCAACTATCCCCATCCACTGAAATAGTATGGCCCAGCCACTTACGTTTCATAAACCTTCTTCATCTCCAACATGCGTTGTGGCTTTCTAAGTCTAAGAAATCGTTTCTTAGAATAAATTCCCTTCCTTATCAAAAATTTGGATTTCTAATATAAGAAACACGccatgaaaaaagaagaaagcttaCGGAGATATTAACATTAACGTTAAAGAAAGTAAAATTCTTTGAATCACGTGGACGAATACATAGAAATTCTAAGTTCacagataaaatataaatgtttaagaaaaattataaagaaaacattttttattttattttaagataatattattaataaaagtatttgaagattaaaaaatgattttatacaatataattctaattaattttattgtatttaattttacttttcctaaaaaaactttaaatttaaatttaccaatttttataatataaaatttaaaaatttatttaaatttttaataattttatacaatataattctaataaatttttttatgatagccTTGACATTCTTTGCTTTTGCTGATGGAGAGTGTGTAATTTAGAGCATGCATATATGTATTCCACCAAAATATATGTTTCAATTTTCATTGTAtcaaaaatttatccaaaataattataatttaagatgtcaatcatttatttatataacttatAAACATTTTCTCTCACATGATAgacgtaaaattaaaattcaacataaaaaatagagaaaattgtgagaaagaattaaaaaaaaaaaaaacgcgtTACCTTTGTTGGAGGCATCCATCCTCACATCCCATCAGAAAGTCAAAATTCATGCCACCATTAAGCCATTTATCTACACattctaccataaaaaaaaaaaaaaaaaaaaacaggaaaaAATCATCCAAAACGAATATAAGCTATACAAACCAATAACCTCGTTAAATCCACATTaatcaaaattctaaaattttatgtctaattaacttttctcttttctaattGGACCGTAACAATGGTAAATAATTCTTAGTTGTTTCCACTGCTGCTCCCGGTAGCATCACCACCATTTGACATTCTTGGATCTTCATCTTTAATTGTTTCTTCCAATTTGATGGTTTGAAGATTAGTTGTAAGGTTATTGTATCTTGATCCAATGGGAGATGTTGAACCTCGCTGAGTAGAGGACAACCATCTTTTCCACTCGTTAAGTCTCCTTAGCTTGTCACCCTGGGTgttgaaaaaagaaatcaacTAAATGGATTAAATCATGACTATTACAAGTATTATAACTTTATCCTTCAAACATATATAGCCAatagaatatatatacatatatatggaaGTGTGCATAATACTAGAACATAAGAGCTTACTTGCACTTCCACGATAGCAGAAGTCCTGATCGAATCGAGTATCAACTGAATGTTGGTTGTCAAACTTttaacctgaaaaaaaaaataattcatatgaaAAACAAACCTAAgccacaaaatatttataaaaatttatcactCATTTGAGAAGCATGATCAGACGActtattgcaaaaaaaataaaatcagaaacAAATGATCACTAATCACAACACAACCTATAACCTACAATAACAACTCTTGCATCACTAACTTTAGAAGGAGATTAGATGTTACTTAAGGACACCATATCTTTTTTAAGTGCATGTGCATTGAATTGAAAGGAAACATAGTTGAAAATTAGCAAAGGATGACTCAAATTGACATGTTAAATAATaatctcaaattttaaaaaattctcaaaataagAGAATGgtaactcaataaaaaaaaatgccaacAAGTTCTCATAAAATAAGAGAATGGTAACTCATAAAAGATATTGAGTGCACAAATACCAACAAGTTCAgggaaaaaatgataataatgaaaattgGAAAGTATTATGTTTTATGATTGATCTACATTTTATATACCAAATTCTAAGCTACAAAATTGGATAGTCAGGTGACTTCAGAGAATCTAATTTCATTACTTGTCACTCTTGATAGCATACCATACAACTAATCAGCTGATAATAAATTCATacatattttcatttgaaaaataCTAATAGTCATTAAAATAAGGAGCTAGTGACCAAATAGAAGAAACTCCTTATTATGTTGATGTTCTATTTAATAATGGAAATAAATTTGCAATAGTCATCATCACCGAGACTAGTTGCAATAGATCATGCTTGTATTGCTGCATGTTTAAATAAGGTGTCAATAGCATAAATCCTTCCAATAATGTATTACACGTACTTGAACTGCATGGGTTGTAAAACATCTCAAATTATAAGGTGTATAACAAATACCGAATCCAAAGCTCACTCAAGCACCTAGTCACAACTGACCAGTTGTTTCAAGGATTCTACCATCCACACTAGATGCAGTACATATACCCAATATGGAGATATCGAGGCAAAGGAAAACAAATTGGGGCAGCATacgtagaaaaaaatattaaataaattggatgaagaACCAACTTGACTATCTAAAGTTTGCTAAAGCACAAGCCATCCTAAACTGTTTTATACACCATATGCACCAATACTATAGTGTGTATTCAACTTGGaaatttaaacaacaaataactaaaaatatatatctgaAGATCTTGCAAGAGcaatatttggaaaaaaaatacagcTCAAAAGTTACAAACAACAATTATCAAACTTTTATGTCTAGGCTTACCATCACTAAAGACACagaaaatagtattttaaaattcatattattaGGGTAAAAAAGGTCCAACTTTGTCATTTCTGCCAGCCATCTGCAGCAGCATTACTTTCATAATGAcagaataagtaaaataatcaaCTTCAAAGTGAGAAATGTGTCTTTCCGGATAAGAGATATAGGCAAAGTAGCCATTAGCATGCAAAAGTGTACCAAAACATAGATGCCAAATAAGTTGTGTAATGAAAAATCTTCAATGGAAACAATCTtaaaaaagcaacaaaaaatgCTAGATAATTACTACTGCAAGTCAAAGACTTACTAAATCAAACAACTAGAAGTATAACATCAAAAGGCTCCACATAAAAGATGCAGGAAGTATAGCTTGACCAAGCACAAATAACTTACTCGAGGGAAGTCTGCTATCAAAGTAACAGGAACCCAACCTTGTTCATCCATTTTAGACCTTAAAAACGCATCTTTCACTAAATTAGCATCACTGCCAAAAAAAGAAATGACGAATGAATagaaaattcaattgtgaaaGATTTATTGACagacaaaataataaacaatagaCTAATGTTACCTAAAGTAATATTCAATTTGATAGACTATCATATTAGAGAGAGGAGATTCTGCAGCAGAGAAGAACGGTGTAGGAGGAGGGCTGTGAGCGAAGAACGACATACCCGTAAACTGTTCCACTGTTACTGGTTGGTAGTAATAAAActctaaaatgaaaaagaaaaaacattggttagattttattttatgcaaaCACAATGGatggaaaggaaaaataaactaACCAGGAAAACCAATGGGTTTAGCAAATGGTCCAATAGGCTGAGGTCCCACAAATGCAGCAGCAGTAGTAGGTGGTGGTGTGTGTCTCGGTAATCCTCTTGGAGGCATCCTTGGTTGAGGAACAAATGCATCTCTAGTATTCACATAATTTCCACGATCTTGATGATCACGCCGGCTACCATAACTATTATGATAGGAACCATCTCCTCGGGGATGAGGCCCAAAATAACCCCTGCGAGAGGAACCCCGATATCCATTCATGGCAGGCACAAAACCCCCTACCATTGGTCCTGCATCCCAGTTATTGTTCCGGTAATGATCTCTTGGAGCAGGGTCAGGGACCCCTGGTACCATATTACAATAGCTAACTGGTGGGAGCTGGTATACAGGAAAAGGCGGGGGCGGCGGTGGTGGGGGAGGGTTAGAGAAGTTGCCCTGTGAAGGATCAGACACAGTGCTGCTGCTGCCACCTACCCGCTTCATTGATCTTTGTCTACCAGGCACATTATAATTTGGAGCAGAATTAGGTTTTGCATTAGTGGTCGCTTGTTTCTGAGGAGATTGTGAAGCCATTGGCCCCTACAACATATATGAAGGTCAATGCACCATTTACCATTATTCACCAATATTTAAAATCCTTTCTTATCTACCCTCTTTGatcatgcaaaaaaaataaaaaaccaaaaacttgCACATAGACTGAATTTTATAATTGGggattctttcttcttcctatattttttataaataaataaaataaacagagAATTAACCACACAAGGAAAAACTGAGCAGAGAATTAGGGTATGTATTTGAATCAAACCTGAGGAGAAGTGGAGAGTGATCCATAATCGATAACAGTATTGGAGGACGATTCAGGAGGCAATTTAGCAGAACCTTTGGTGGACGCAAGCAAAGTGGGCCATGATTCAGCAGCGCCCATTACAGGCCCAGTCTCGACGACAACGCCGTTTGAGGGCTTGTTCCAAACGAGCTTTTTAGAACGATCCGCATTGCCCTCAGCGCCATCGGAACTATCTACATCACCAACCGTATTAGAATTATCCACCTCTGGGGCTTGGTCAGCAACCAGAGACGAGGACGAGGACGACGATGACGGCGGCGATTGGTGAATGCCGCTCCCCGGTTGGGGCTCGCCACCGTGAACAAGCTGAACCCACGGGGAGGGAAGATTTTTGCGCCTGAACTTAGGGCTGTTGGCGTCGCTGGGCTGCGCCGGTGACGGAGCACTGGGCGGCGAATGGTGGTTTGAAGATTTAGCAGCAGTGACCATTGATAATTGGGGTTCctggttttttctttttttgccttCTTAGAGTGATAAAACAAAGTGCAGACTGCAGAGATTGATCAGTGTATAaccaaagaaagggatgaacaaataaacaaatcggtaaattaaaagataaagaagagaaataataaatatatgagtTAGGGTTTCTCTGGGTAGAAGTAGAATGAGACGGGAACGGATCTTAGTTGGAGGAAGAACCCTCTCTCTCAGCACAAAAACTGCGATTTCTCGCCCTCTCCTTTGCATTTGTTACTATTATCACTcaacaataaaaacaattaaacctaCTTATTTCACCTAGCACCCCTCAAGTATGTGCTCAATTTCCATAATTatgctttttaaatttttatttttattttcttaatctttaatattaattaataaaatattttctattttacggtgaataattgaaacataattatataattttgaaagatGTTATATCTTTTAttcgaaaaatataatttaataatatcattatattatttttttatcaatataattttacaattttatgcaaaaaaattatttgaaatagtaaaataaaaaatataaaagacagAGATAGATAAATTCTTACGAATTACATAATCATGAATAATATTGCTATTatggttagtttttttttttttaactccacATTGTAAACCCTAATCCAATAAACCCTAAGTTGCATCTTTTATCTTAGCACCTCTCACTTATGTGTgcaaagatcaaaataaaactccCCCATATACGGTATACCTTCTATTCTGGAAAGATTTCACCCCTTTCCCATAAGACTCCTTCACATATTGATGATGTGTGTAGATTTCGTGCAACCACGACTACTTCATCAACACATTACGTCGTCATGTCAATGGAAGTTTTCCTCCCGAAGCTAAAGGGTAAGgccacaattaattaaaaaagttatccAATGTTGCTGCAATTTCTCTTTTCAGTTCAATGAAAGGGAAGGTGCGTTTAAATGTTGACAAATACAGTGTTCTTCAGGGGTGGACCCAAACTATGATGAGAGGGGAGGTcaatcaccaaaaaataaaaatacatctaACAATTGTATATCATTggttttatacaaaatatttataatttgatgcatTAACAATCTATCATATCACATAAAATCTTATCAAAAAGCacataacatttttcttatatgtcacaaaaataataattactaatttttcaacatttttttccaaTGTATACCaacaaacatttaataaaatatttatcttccATCTTCTAGCAAAGTGTTGTCTTGTtactaaaatatcaaatataaaatatgaaaaattaataaaatatttcttttgtgtGTTAGGTGTCTTTTAGTCTTTGTCGGTGTTGTTAATGTCATAGCTCATGACTTTAACTGTTATTGTGCATTTTCATAGTTtgaaaattataacaattttcaattaataaataaaatgacactcgtttatatgaaaaaaaatttatccgtTCTTGTTTATATAAGATTTGAAAAATAAGAACTCCTTATGTTgcaataaaatagaatttaacgactaaatattaattatatagtaactaaaatttaattaaatataatatttagatccaagtttcttaaaaagataacattatcattgattttataatttaaaaaagttaagagataaaaattgattatataataactaaatttgatgaaatataGTGAGATaagatttcttaaaaaaaattactattgattttataatttaaaacataatgttaagagataaaaaaatagttacgtaataatttatttttaaaaaataatattcaatttcaaattagatTTACTtagtaaaaaatcaatttctttaaataaataaatataatactaatctattattttaaatataatacgAATTGTGGCTTGGCCCCCTCCTTCCTTCATGGGCCCGCCCCTGATGTTGTTGTCGGGTGGTCTATGTTTGGCAGAGTTTGAAAGG
Protein-coding sequences here:
- the LOC100778603 gene encoding la-related protein 1B; translated protein: MVTAAKSSNHHSPPSAPSPAQPSDANSPKFRRKNLPSPWVQLVHGGEPQPGSGIHQSPPSSSSSSSSLVADQAPEVDNSNTVGDVDSSDGAEGNADRSKKLVWNKPSNGVVVETGPVMGAAESWPTLLASTKGSAKLPPESSSNTVIDYGSLSTSPQGPMASQSPQKQATTNAKPNSAPNYNVPGRQRSMKRVGGSSSTVSDPSQGNFSNPPPPPPPPPFPVYQLPPVSYCNMVPGVPDPAPRDHYRNNNWDAGPMVGGFVPAMNGYRGSSRRGYFGPHPRGDGSYHNSYGSRRDHQDRGNYVNTRDAFVPQPRMPPRGLPRHTPPPTTAAAFVGPQPIGPFAKPIGFPEFYYYQPVTVEQFTGMSFFAHSPPPTPFFSAAESPLSNMIVYQIEYYFSDANLVKDAFLRSKMDEQGWVPVTLIADFPRVKSLTTNIQLILDSIRTSAIVEVQGDKLRRLNEWKRWLSSTQRGSTSPIGSRYNNLTTNLQTIKLEETIKDEDPRMSNGGDATGSSSGNN